Proteins encoded together in one Sulfurihydrogenibium sp. window:
- a CDS encoding tetratricopeptide repeat protein translates to MWKPTAVAKFITNREIFGFILIVLFNMILVFPKGKLERLIFEEDSNITLSNMYLESLVKVNPDPSLKLLIAERYIKIGEEKKAIRHLDDLEKSNDPDILGKAKFLRYSILKQKFFSKNVSLEEKEYLRHQMKAILEESYKSMIDVKELEREYKEALSMEFQDLAYKISIKILRIKPKDIHWLKESYKLAIMLKDYENAIRFLQKLVILDKENSFNYNKEIVNVYKARKDFYGLSNYLEYLYKTDSANKYYWAKELLNLYSYQKQYGKAISLLEQLYETDTKNKDLWLKQLTDLYLYQKQYEKALNIYLAQLNMKKNALKRREYFKKAVEIALWSKNFELAKNIIFKHYKEFLNDIEMMKFVLKSSLATGDPKFAYKIALDIKQRVI, encoded by the coding sequence ATGTGGAAGCCTACTGCGGTAGCTAAGTTTATAACCAATAGAGAAATTTTTGGCTTTATCTTAATTGTTTTATTTAATATGATATTAGTTTTTCCAAAAGGTAAATTAGAAAGACTTATATTTGAAGAAGATAGCAATATAACTTTGTCTAATATGTATCTTGAAAGTTTGGTAAAAGTTAATCCAGACCCAAGTTTAAAACTCCTAATTGCAGAAAGGTATATAAAAATAGGAGAAGAAAAAAAGGCGATTAGGCATTTAGACGATTTAGAAAAAAGTAATGATCCGGATATTCTTGGTAAAGCAAAGTTTTTAAGATATTCAATTTTAAAGCAAAAGTTCTTTTCAAAAAATGTATCTTTAGAAGAAAAAGAATATTTAAGACATCAAATGAAAGCAATTCTTGAAGAAAGCTATAAATCTATGATAGACGTAAAAGAACTTGAAAGAGAATATAAAGAAGCTTTATCAATGGAGTTTCAAGATTTGGCCTATAAAATATCAATAAAAATATTACGTATTAAACCAAAAGATATCCACTGGCTAAAGGAAAGCTATAAACTGGCCATAATGTTAAAAGATTATGAAAATGCTATTAGATTTTTACAAAAGCTTGTAATTTTAGACAAAGAAAATTCTTTTAACTATAATAAGGAAATTGTTAATGTTTATAAAGCAAGAAAAGATTTCTATGGCTTGTCCAATTACTTAGAATATTTATACAAAACCGATTCTGCAAACAAATACTATTGGGCTAAAGAATTACTAAATTTGTACAGCTATCAAAAGCAATATGGTAAAGCGATTAGTTTATTAGAGCAACTCTATGAAACCGACACCAAAAACAAAGACCTGTGGCTAAAACAATTGACAGACTTGTATCTATATCAAAAACAGTATGAAAAGGCTTTAAACATTTACTTAGCACAGCTTAACATGAAAAAAAATGCTTTAAAAAGAAGAGAATATTTCAAAAAGGCAGTTGAAATCGCTCTTTGGAGTAAGAATTTTGAGTTGGCAAAAAATATAATTTTTAAGCACTATAAAGAATTTTTGAATGATATAGAGATGATGAAGTTTGTATTAAAATCTTCCTTGGCAACGGGAGATCCAAAATTTGCATATAAAATAGCACTGGATATTAAACAGAGGGTTATATAA
- a CDS encoding endo alpha-1,4 polygalactosaminidase — MRYIIRLLCLFNILFIFSLSYGKDLSVGFIYREPPEEAFYLYDWLVVDPDNFSFEKLKEKYYIKNKKSKLFAYVSIGEIEPYRKYYKEIDKSWIVGENKDWKTYIADIRKKEYREFLINKVLKNLSQYDGFFFDTLDSYQIALKPNEYKDYENALTEFIIQVKKTFPDKKIILNRGFEVVPQVKDYIDAVVAESLFYGLDTKTMKYKKMKEEDTRWLLNKLNEIKNLGVKVIVIDYVDPKNKKLQKEVAKKIYENGFIPYVTDKDLKTLGTSIYQIIPRKIMILYNSKEFDAAYDDLHRNFQAFLEYLGYVPVMYDINKGLPKDYIGDEYAGILLRQTEYSPEMLQWLKKQISDGIKVFFLSYIPSDEEFLSFLGLKIEGNTSIFDKVDFEPISYDYFEIKPEIQPIPIATPQNNFKPILKAKINGKEFYPFAITDWGGYALEGTFLSESGKNALLIFNPVEIFRDVFKPDFPAPDVTTENGNRILTAHIDGDAFFGVADFDPQKNLGEIIRDEILKKYKIPHTVSIVEGEIAPWGLYPDKSKKLEEIARSIFALENVEIASHSFSHPFKWRKLYELEKQNKESNVEGYSLPIKNYEFNLEREIIGSIDYINKNLAPKNKKTKVFLWTGDCVPPKEALQLTYKIGVYNVNGGDTWINYQEPFYTLIGPMGLNRDEYFQVYAPIQNENVYTNLWRDYYGYIKSISTFKLTDEKYRFKPISIYYHFYSGQKIASLNALKEVYDYAVSQEINPMFLSEYAQRVLEFRNTVVAKDLEDNFVIRNEGNLKTVRFDKDVKIDIFKSQNVVGYRKIHDSIYVHLTNDGDSKIFFSNDEPDFMVINSNGQIKFYEKDGKSIKIKLEGYIPLTFKILNKNCKLNITPNDYILKKDMDYYKFKFMKEKEAYVEAYCGS, encoded by the coding sequence ATGAGATACATTATCAGACTTTTATGCTTATTTAATATTTTATTTATATTTAGTCTATCTTATGGAAAAGATTTAAGCGTTGGATTTATATACAGAGAACCACCTGAAGAGGCATTCTACCTTTATGACTGGCTTGTGGTTGACCCGGATAACTTTTCTTTTGAAAAACTTAAAGAAAAATACTACATAAAAAATAAAAAATCAAAACTTTTTGCGTATGTATCCATAGGAGAAATAGAGCCTTACAGAAAGTATTATAAAGAAATAGATAAAAGCTGGATAGTGGGAGAAAATAAAGACTGGAAAACTTATATAGCAGATATAAGAAAAAAAGAGTATAGAGAATTTCTGATAAACAAAGTCTTAAAAAATCTTTCTCAATACGATGGATTTTTCTTTGATACCTTAGATAGCTATCAAATTGCATTAAAGCCAAATGAATATAAAGATTATGAAAATGCCTTGACTGAGTTTATCATTCAAGTGAAAAAAACATTCCCGGACAAAAAAATCATTCTAAACAGAGGTTTTGAAGTAGTTCCACAGGTAAAAGATTATATAGATGCAGTAGTTGCAGAAAGTCTATTCTATGGTCTTGATACCAAAACAATGAAGTATAAAAAAATGAAAGAAGAAGATACAAGATGGCTTTTAAACAAACTAAATGAGATTAAAAACCTTGGTGTCAAAGTTATCGTGATAGATTACGTAGACCCTAAAAATAAAAAATTACAAAAAGAAGTTGCTAAAAAAATATACGAAAATGGGTTTATCCCATATGTTACCGATAAAGACCTAAAAACTCTTGGAACAAGCATATATCAAATTATTCCAAGAAAAATTATGATTTTGTATAATTCTAAAGAATTTGATGCAGCATACGATGATTTACATAGAAATTTCCAAGCTTTCTTAGAGTATCTTGGATATGTTCCTGTTATGTATGATATCAATAAAGGGCTTCCAAAAGATTATATCGGAGATGAGTATGCCGGGATACTACTGAGGCAAACAGAATATTCGCCAGAGATGTTACAGTGGTTAAAAAAACAGATTTCAGATGGAATTAAAGTATTCTTTCTAAGCTACATCCCGTCAGATGAAGAATTTTTAAGCTTTCTTGGTCTAAAAATAGAAGGAAATACATCCATTTTTGATAAAGTTGATTTTGAGCCCATAAGTTATGATTACTTTGAGATAAAACCGGAAATCCAACCAATTCCAATAGCAACACCACAAAATAATTTCAAGCCTATTTTGAAAGCTAAAATAAACGGCAAAGAGTTTTATCCTTTTGCAATTACAGATTGGGGTGGATACGCCTTAGAAGGAACTTTTTTATCAGAATCTGGAAAGAATGCTCTTTTGATATTTAATCCGGTTGAGATTTTTAGAGACGTTTTTAAACCAGATTTTCCAGCACCGGATGTAACAACCGAGAACGGAAATAGAATCTTGACAGCACATATAGACGGAGATGCGTTTTTTGGTGTTGCTGACTTTGACCCACAAAAAAATTTAGGAGAGATAATCAGAGATGAAATATTAAAAAAATACAAAATTCCACATACTGTTTCTATAGTTGAAGGAGAAATTGCACCTTGGGGTTTGTATCCGGATAAAAGTAAAAAACTTGAGGAAATTGCAAGAAGCATATTTGCGTTAGAAAATGTAGAGATTGCAAGCCATTCATTTTCACATCCTTTTAAGTGGAGAAAGTTGTATGAATTAGAAAAACAAAACAAAGAAAGCAATGTAGAAGGCTATAGCTTGCCGATAAAAAATTATGAATTTAATTTAGAAAGAGAGATTATAGGTTCTATAGATTATATCAATAAAAACTTAGCTCCGAAGAATAAAAAGACAAAAGTTTTTTTGTGGACCGGCGACTGTGTCCCGCCAAAAGAAGCACTCCAACTAACATACAAGATTGGGGTTTACAACGTCAACGGAGGAGACACTTGGATAAACTATCAAGAGCCGTTCTATACACTAATTGGACCCATGGGGCTTAACAGAGATGAGTACTTTCAGGTATATGCACCTATACAAAATGAAAATGTATACACAAATCTTTGGAGAGATTATTATGGATACATAAAATCTATTTCAACCTTTAAACTTACAGACGAGAAATATAGATTTAAACCTATTTCTATATACTATCACTTTTACTCCGGGCAAAAAATAGCATCCTTAAACGCTTTAAAGGAAGTTTATGATTATGCTGTATCTCAAGAAATAAACCCTATGTTTTTATCAGAGTATGCCCAAAGAGTTTTAGAGTTTAGAAATACAGTCGTTGCAAAAGATCTGGAAGATAATTTTGTTATTAGAAATGAAGGAAATCTAAAGACTGTTAGATTTGATAAGGATGTAAAGATAGATATTTTTAAAAGTCAAAATGTGGTTGGTTATAGAAAAATTCATGATTCAATCTATGTTCATTTAACCAATGATGGAGATTCAAAAATTTTCTTTTCTAACGATGAGCCAGATTTTATGGTTATAAATTCTAATGGTCAGATAAAGTTTTACGAAAAAGATGGCAAGAGTATTAAAATTAAACTCGAAGGCTATATCCCATTAACCTTTAAAATTTTGAACAAAAACTGCAAGTTAAACATAACTCCAAATGATTATATCCTAAAAAAAGACATGGATTATTACAAGTTTAAATTCATGAAAGAGAAAGAAGCCTATGTGGAAGCCTACTGCGGTAGCTAA